A region of the Vanrija pseudolonga chromosome 2, complete sequence genome:
TCCAGTTCCTCAagccggccgagctcgacggcatcgcttgggatgccgtcgtcgtcggctcgggcagcggcggcggcgtcgtggccaagcagatggccgaggcgggcatgaaggtgctcgtcgtcgagcgcggccagcACTTTGACCACGGCGAGATCTACTcggaggcgacggcgctcgagTTCGCAtacgacggcgccggcttcGGGAgcaacgacggcggtgaTGTTGCCGTCATCCAGGGCAAGGTGTTTGGCGGCGGTAGCGCTGTCAACTGGGCCGCTAGTCTTCAGGTAGGTTGGGAGCGGGGGGATccggggtgggggcgggaTGGGGTCTCGACGGTGGCCGACGGTCCCGACTACGGCTAACACCACGCTAGACCCCGGCCAAGGTTCGCGAAGACTGGGTCAAGAGCTCTGGTATCAAGTACTTCCAGTCGCCAGAGTTCCAGGATGATCTCGACGCGTGAGTGCTTCAGTGCGTTGCTGGCGGTCAGCGCTAACCCCCGCCCAGCGTGTTCAAGCAGatgggcgtgtcggcgccaaCGCACAACACGCAGAACCAGATGCTGCTCGAGGGTGCGCGCCGAATGGGctttgcgcgcgccgacgtgccgcaGAACACGGGCGGCGGGCCCCACGCATGCGGCCACGACTGCGCCAACCTGTGTCGCTCGGGAggcaagaagggcggcgTGCACTCGTGGCTCGTGGATGCTgccaacgccggcgccaagtTCATCACCGGCGCTGATGCGCGTCGCATCGACTTTGACACCAAGAAGGGCCGCTCAGCGCGCGGTGTCGTGCTCCGCTTCAACGACGGCACGGAGAAGTACGTCAAGACGCCTCGCGTGCTCGTCTGTGCCGGCAGCGTCGTCTCTCCtgcgctccttctccgcTCCAAGATCCCCAACTCGCGCATCGGACAGAGCCTCTACCTCCACCCCACCAACTATGTCCACGCCGTCTTCGACCACGCTACTCGCCCTGTTGATGGGCAGATCCTGACGTCGGTCGTGGGCGAgtacgccgacctcgacggaCAGGGGCATGGCGTGCGCATCGAGACGGGCTGCATGCAGCCCGTGCTCGCCATGTGTCTGCTGCAGTGggccaacggcgccgaggccaaggcgcgcatTCTCAAGCACCCCAAGATGGTGGGCTGTATCGCCATTGCGCGTGACGCCAAGCCCGGCAAGGTGACGATCGACAAGGCGGGCGAGCCGATTGTCGACTACACGGTCGCGAATGTCGACAACAAGAGCATCATCACGGGCACGATCGCTGCGGCCGAGTGCATGAAGGCCATTGGCGCCAAGGAGGTCATTGTCGCTGGCCGTGGCGTCCCCGAGTGGCGCGAAggcgacgactgggacgCGTGGGTGAGCAAggtcgccgcgtcgacgcctgGAGGGTACGGCAGCGCGCACCAGATGGCGTCGAACCGCATgggctcgagcacgagcaaCGGCGCCTGCGACCCCACTGGCGCGGTGTACGGCGTCCGCGGTGTCTGGTGTGCCGACGCCTCGGTCCTGCCTAGCGCGTCGGGCGTCAACCCGATGGTGACGACCATGGCCGTCGCGGCCAAGATCAGTCGCGGCATCGTCCAGGCCTGGAGGGAGGGCCGTGTCGAGACCAAGCCGAGCAAGGCCAAGCTGTAATAGCAAACAGGAAGGATGGTCGCCGACCTGAATgcctgtggtggtggtgcgtgCCCGCTGGTGCCAGCGGGCATGAGCCGATACCCTTCGTGAGCCGAGCTGAGCCGAGCGCACAGTCTCCGCTCTTCCTGGTCCGTGTATTGTTACCCAATAACCTttaccccgtcgtcgtctgtaGTTTTGACTTCCATGCGCATAATGGCGTGCATGGGGTTGAAGGATGAAGTGTTATTGAATGTCCATGATGgatgcctcgtcgtcgtctgcggcggcggcggaggcccCCCGCGTCCGGCCTTTGGTGTTGTTTCTCGTAACGATGACGGCCCTTGTTCCCGACATGTCATAACATTGCTACCCGCAGCGCAGCCCCCTACCAGCAGCCATGGCCAGCATCCACCTTTTGCCAGCACACATCTTGACACTGCACactcgccatcatcatcatcatcaacgACCGTGATGCCCGCAGATCCAGAGCACGTCGTTGccgtcgaccgcgacgatcccaccaaggccgccgccgatgacgacAGGCCGCGATGGGCCGCGTTCCCCAGCTatcagcgcgagcgcgagcg
Encoded here:
- the FAO2_1 gene encoding Long-chain-alcohol oxidase FAO2: MPGPEHKFTPDDVETILALCDTVIPAVSVSDLIARVPGIDKEVDPATLAAFAAEVPSKNAKYVKEINDLFPSVVSPEKLVELKQVVWLLRNKVGMLVLSGGLTPFHELSPAEREKVLLGWKTSRIPAFRKIYDTFTKVAAGFYMRNSTIGHAAMHYRPKETPAPAEGHFQFQFLKPAELDGIAWDAVVVGSGSGGGVVAKQMAEAGMKVLVVERGQHFDHGEIYSEATALEFAYDGAGFGSNDGGDVAVIQGKVFGGGSAVNWAASLQTPAKVREDWVKSSGIKYFQSPEFQDDLDAVFKQMGVSAPTHNTQNQMLLEGARRMGFARADVPQNTGGGPHACGHDCANLCRSGGKKGGVHSWLVDAANAGAKFITGADARRIDFDTKKGRSARGVVLRFNDGTEKYVKTPRVLVCAGSVVSPALLLRSKIPNSRIGQSLYLHPTNYVHAVFDHATRPVDGQILTSVVGEYADLDGQGHGVRIETGCMQPVLAMCLLQWANGAEAKARILKHPKMVGCIAIARDAKPGKVTIDKAGEPIVDYTVANVDNKSIITGTIAAAECMKAIGAKEVIVAGRGVPEWREGDDWDAWVSKVAASTPGGYGSAHQMASNRMGSSTSNGACDPTGAVYGVRGVWCADASVLPSASGVNPMVTTMAVAAKISRGIVQAWREGRVETKPSKAKL